One part of the Mycobacterium marinum genome encodes these proteins:
- a CDS encoding sensor histidine kinase, with protein MTTSTATGQRNFVHSALLYHSQHEYLESVQGFVREAMELDEPVLVAVPTDRLALLGTRLRGGARAELQMIDITEAARNPSRLLALQNAFVARHRGRRVHIVSQLVWPGRTVDECLACMQHEAVVNAALENDSVTALCLYDAERMEEEVLADARATHPLLWKCGSPQRSANYAPAEVLARCNRPLPLHPGAVTYLVRESTDLRPARSFAVDYAGWVGLSQEGLTDLQLIATELATNSLQYADGGCQLAFWRHDEHLVCEARDGGELGDQMAGRHIPGGSGTASRGLFLVNAMADLVRTHTSASGTTIQAYLRLDPMRGQTG; from the coding sequence ATGACCACTAGCACGGCGACCGGACAACGGAACTTTGTCCATTCCGCGCTGCTGTACCACTCCCAGCATGAGTATCTGGAATCGGTGCAGGGCTTCGTTCGCGAGGCGATGGAGCTCGATGAGCCGGTCTTGGTCGCGGTGCCCACCGACCGGCTGGCGCTGCTGGGTACCCGGCTGCGCGGTGGAGCCAGGGCCGAGCTGCAAATGATCGATATCACCGAGGCCGCCCGCAACCCGAGCCGGCTGCTGGCCCTGCAGAATGCGTTCGTGGCGCGACACCGCGGTCGGCGGGTCCACATTGTCAGCCAACTTGTCTGGCCGGGGCGCACCGTGGACGAGTGTCTGGCCTGCATGCAGCACGAGGCGGTGGTCAATGCGGCGCTGGAAAACGACAGCGTGACGGCGCTGTGCCTCTACGACGCCGAACGAATGGAGGAGGAGGTGCTCGCCGACGCCCGCGCCACCCATCCGTTGCTGTGGAAATGCGGGTCGCCGCAGCGCAGCGCCAACTACGCGCCGGCTGAGGTCCTGGCCCGGTGCAATCGGCCGCTACCACTTCATCCGGGCGCCGTTACCTACCTGGTGCGCGAGAGCACCGACCTGCGGCCCGCGCGCTCGTTCGCCGTCGACTACGCGGGTTGGGTCGGTTTGTCACAGGAAGGTCTCACCGATCTGCAGTTGATCGCCACGGAGTTGGCCACCAACAGCCTGCAATACGCCGACGGTGGCTGCCAGCTGGCATTTTGGCGTCACGATGAGCATCTGGTGTGTGAGGCGCGCGACGGCGGGGAGCTCGGTGACCAGATGGCCGGACGTCACATCCCCGGCGGCAGCGGAACTGCCAGCCGCGGACTGTTCCTGGTCAACGCCATGGCGGATTTGGTCCGCACGCATACCTCGGCAAGCGGCACCACCATCCAGGCCTACCTACGCCTTGATCCGATGCGAGGCCAGACCGGATAG
- a CDS encoding TetR/AcrR family transcriptional regulator: protein MSGVEGLGELPVSARQERGDAARNRELLLQAARRLVAKRGAEAVTTDDIAAEAGVGKGTLFRRFGSRAGLMMVLLDEDERASQQAFLFGPPPLGPDAAPLDRLIAFGRERICFVHAHHELLSEANRNPLTRYGAAASVHRRHVRVLLESADTTGDLDVQTDALLALLDVDYVEHQLNDRGHTLRTLGDAWEDLARKLCGR from the coding sequence GTGAGCGGCGTCGAGGGGCTGGGAGAGCTGCCCGTATCCGCTCGCCAGGAACGCGGTGACGCGGCGCGCAATCGTGAGCTGTTGCTGCAAGCGGCACGCCGCCTGGTCGCCAAGCGCGGCGCGGAAGCCGTCACCACCGATGACATCGCCGCCGAGGCGGGCGTCGGCAAGGGCACCCTGTTTCGCCGGTTCGGCAGTCGCGCCGGCCTGATGATGGTGCTGCTCGACGAAGACGAGCGCGCCAGTCAGCAGGCGTTCCTGTTCGGTCCGCCACCGCTGGGCCCCGACGCCGCACCACTGGACCGCCTCATTGCGTTCGGTCGCGAGCGGATCTGCTTCGTTCACGCTCACCACGAGCTGCTCTCGGAAGCCAATCGCAATCCGCTGACCCGCTACGGCGCGGCGGCCTCGGTGCACCGTAGACACGTGCGGGTGCTCTTGGAGTCGGCAGACACCACGGGTGATCTTGATGTCCAAACCGATGCCCTGCTGGCCCTACTCGACGTCGACTATGTCGAACATCAGCTCAACGATCGCGGCCACACCCTGCGCACGCTCGGTGACGCATGGGAGGACCTGGCTCGCAAGCTGTGCGGCCGATGA
- a CDS encoding SDR family oxidoreductase, protein MAQRRYFAGKRCLVTGAASGIGRATALRLAEQGAELYLTDRDGDGLAQTVSAARALGAQVPEHRVLDISDYDEVAAFAADIHTSHPSMDVVLNIAGISAWGTVDRLSHEQWSKMVAVNLMGPIHVIETFVPPMVAAGRGGHLVNVSSAAGLVALPWHAAYSASKYGLRGLSEVLRFDLARHRIGVSVVVPGAVDTPLVNTVEIAGVDREDPQVNRWVNRFSGHAVSPEKAAEKILAGVARNRYLVYTSADIRALYAFKRLAWWPYSVAMRQVNVIFTRALKPKPVALPQRE, encoded by the coding sequence ATGGCGCAGCGGCGGTATTTCGCGGGAAAGCGGTGTCTTGTCACGGGGGCGGCCAGCGGTATCGGCCGCGCTACCGCTTTGCGGCTTGCTGAGCAGGGCGCCGAACTGTATTTGACCGATCGCGACGGTGACGGTTTGGCGCAGACCGTGTCGGCGGCCCGCGCGCTCGGTGCGCAGGTACCCGAGCATCGTGTTCTGGATATCTCCGACTACGACGAGGTGGCCGCCTTCGCGGCCGACATCCACACCAGCCACCCCAGCATGGACGTAGTGCTCAACATCGCCGGCATTTCGGCGTGGGGGACCGTGGACCGGCTGTCACACGAACAGTGGAGCAAGATGGTCGCCGTCAATCTGATGGGTCCGATCCATGTGATCGAGACCTTCGTCCCGCCGATGGTTGCGGCTGGTCGGGGCGGGCATTTGGTCAACGTGTCCTCGGCGGCGGGGCTGGTCGCGCTGCCCTGGCACGCCGCCTACAGCGCCAGCAAGTACGGTCTGCGCGGACTGTCTGAAGTGCTGCGCTTCGACCTGGCGCGCCATCGGATCGGTGTGTCGGTCGTGGTGCCGGGTGCGGTGGACACCCCACTGGTCAATACGGTCGAAATCGCCGGCGTCGACCGCGAAGACCCGCAGGTGAACCGCTGGGTGAACCGCTTCAGCGGCCATGCCGTTTCGCCGGAAAAGGCCGCCGAGAAGATCCTGGCCGGGGTCGCCAGAAACAGGTATCTGGTCTACACCTCGGCTGATATCCGCGCGCTTTACGCGTTCAAGCGGCTCGCATGGTGGCCGTACAGCGTGGCGATGCGCCAGGTCAACGTGATCTTCACGCGCGCGCTCAAACCCAAACCGGTGGCCCTGCCGCAGCGCGAGTGA
- a CDS encoding cytochrome P450, producing the protein MATISTPAYLLDQAQRRLTPSFNNFPGMGMVERWLLKTQFPETTLADPPPGSDLKPVVGDAGLPILGHLIEMLRGGPDYLMFLYRTKGPVVFGDSPVLPAVVALGPDAAQVIYSNRNKDYSQQGWVPVIGPFFRRGLMLLDFEEHMFHRRIMQEAFVRSRLVGYVEHMDEVASRAIAEEWATNDARFLLYPAMKKLTLDIASMVFMGHEPGTDHELVTKVNRAFTTTTRAGNAVIRTSVPPFTWWRGIRARQLLENYFAARVTERRGQEGNDLLTVLCHTADEDGNRFSDQDIVNHMIFLMMAAHDTSTSTATTMAYHLAAHPEWQQRCRDESDRLGDGPLDIEALEKLESLDLVMNESIRLVTPVQWAMRQTVRDTELLGYYLPKGTNVIAYPGMNHRLPEFWTDPMTFDPDRFAEPRNEHKRHRYAFTPFGGGAHKCLGMVFGQLEIKTILHRLLRRYRLELARPDYRACWDYGGMPVPKDGMPIVLRPL; encoded by the coding sequence GTGGCCACTATCAGTACCCCGGCATACCTCCTCGACCAAGCCCAGCGTCGGCTGACCCCGTCGTTCAACAATTTCCCCGGCATGGGCATGGTCGAGCGCTGGCTACTCAAGACGCAATTTCCCGAAACCACGCTCGCCGATCCCCCACCGGGCAGTGACCTCAAGCCGGTTGTCGGTGATGCAGGATTGCCTATCCTGGGGCACCTCATCGAGATGTTGCGCGGCGGACCCGACTACTTGATGTTCCTGTACCGAACCAAGGGCCCGGTCGTATTCGGCGACTCGCCGGTGCTGCCGGCCGTCGTCGCCCTGGGGCCCGACGCCGCCCAGGTCATCTACTCCAACCGCAACAAGGACTATTCGCAACAAGGCTGGGTCCCGGTGATCGGGCCGTTCTTTCGCCGCGGGCTGATGCTGCTGGACTTCGAAGAACACATGTTCCACCGCCGGATCATGCAGGAGGCATTCGTCCGGTCCCGGCTGGTTGGCTACGTCGAGCACATGGACGAGGTGGCATCGCGAGCCATCGCCGAAGAGTGGGCCACCAACGACGCGCGCTTCCTGCTCTATCCCGCGATGAAGAAGCTGACCCTTGACATCGCGTCCATGGTCTTCATGGGCCACGAACCGGGCACCGACCACGAGCTGGTGACCAAGGTGAACCGGGCGTTCACCACGACGACCCGCGCGGGCAACGCGGTGATCCGCACCAGCGTGCCACCGTTCACCTGGTGGCGAGGGATACGGGCAAGGCAGCTTCTGGAAAACTACTTCGCCGCCCGGGTCACCGAACGGCGCGGCCAGGAGGGCAACGACCTACTCACGGTGCTGTGCCATACCGCCGACGAGGACGGCAACCGGTTCTCCGACCAGGACATCGTCAACCACATGATCTTCTTGATGATGGCGGCCCATGACACGTCGACGTCGACGGCCACGACGATGGCCTACCACCTGGCCGCCCATCCGGAGTGGCAGCAGCGCTGCCGGGACGAATCGGACCGCCTCGGTGACGGACCACTCGACATCGAGGCGCTGGAAAAGCTGGAGTCCCTCGATCTGGTGATGAACGAGTCGATCCGCTTGGTGACCCCGGTCCAATGGGCGATGCGGCAGACCGTGCGGGATACGGAGCTGCTGGGCTACTACCTACCCAAAGGCACCAACGTCATCGCATACCCGGGGATGAACCATCGCCTGCCCGAATTCTGGACGGATCCAATGACATTCGACCCGGATCGGTTCGCCGAGCCGCGCAACGAGCACAAGCGGCACCGCTACGCGTTCACACCGTTTGGCGGCGGCGCGCACAAATGCCTCGGCATGGTGTTCGGTCAATTGGAGATCAAGACGATCCTGCACCGATTGCTGCGCCGCTACCGCCTGGAGCTCGCCCGGCCGGACTACCGTGCGTGCTGGGACTACGGCGGTATGCCCGTCCCCAAGGACGGGATGCCGATCGTGTTGCGCCCGCTCTGA
- a CDS encoding TetR/AcrR family transcriptional regulator codes for MNGQAADEKQRGPTLRRRGDKQRQAILQAVRELLEERPFAELSVATISNRAGVARSGFYFYFDSKYSVLAQLMAEAVEELEERTQYFAPRQPGESPQEFAKRMVGSAAIVYTHNDPVMMACNAARHTDIEIRDILDQQFDVVLREIVGVIDAEMRAGTANPISEDLPTLIRTLTATTALMLTGDALLVGRDSDLERRVRVLEQMWLNALWGGPIRT; via the coding sequence GTGAACGGCCAGGCCGCCGATGAGAAGCAGCGTGGGCCGACGTTGCGACGACGAGGCGACAAGCAGCGACAGGCGATCTTGCAGGCGGTGCGCGAACTCCTCGAGGAGCGGCCGTTCGCGGAGTTGTCGGTCGCCACGATCAGTAACCGCGCCGGCGTGGCCCGCTCAGGCTTCTACTTCTATTTCGATTCCAAGTACTCGGTGCTCGCGCAGCTCATGGCGGAGGCGGTTGAGGAACTCGAAGAGCGCACGCAGTATTTTGCGCCCCGCCAGCCCGGTGAGTCGCCGCAGGAGTTCGCCAAGCGGATGGTTGGTAGTGCGGCGATCGTCTACACGCACAACGACCCGGTGATGATGGCCTGCAATGCCGCGAGACACACCGACATTGAGATTCGCGACATCCTCGATCAGCAATTCGACGTGGTGTTGCGCGAAATTGTCGGTGTCATCGATGCCGAGATGCGGGCCGGCACCGCGAACCCGATCAGTGAAGACCTGCCGACGCTGATTCGCACGCTGACGGCCACCACCGCGCTGATGTTGACCGGGGACGCGCTGTTGGTGGGTCGCGACAGTGACTTGGAGCGCAGGGTGCGGGTGCTCGAGCAGATGTGGCTCAACGCGCTCTGGGGTGGTCCGATCCGGACCTGA
- a CDS encoding NAD(P)H-dependent oxidoreductase, with translation MAQTTSDIKVLALVGSLRVASINRQIAQLAADVAPDGVSVTVFEGLGDLPFYNEDIDTPDQVPAPVSALREVAAQSDAALVVTPEYNGSIPAVIKNAIDWLSRPFGDGALKDKPLAVIGGAFGRYGGVWAHDDTRKSFGIAGARVSDAIKLSVPFLTLEGNPPADNSELTANVRDIIAKLAAEVG, from the coding sequence GTGGCACAGACAACGTCCGACATCAAAGTCTTGGCGCTAGTGGGCAGCCTGCGTGTGGCGTCTATCAACCGCCAGATCGCTCAACTCGCGGCCGACGTTGCGCCCGACGGCGTCAGCGTCACGGTCTTCGAAGGCCTGGGGGACTTGCCCTTCTACAACGAAGACATCGATACGCCCGACCAGGTGCCCGCGCCGGTATCCGCGTTACGCGAGGTGGCCGCGCAGTCCGATGCCGCGCTGGTGGTCACGCCGGAATACAACGGCAGCATCCCCGCAGTCATCAAGAATGCGATCGACTGGCTGTCCCGGCCGTTCGGCGACGGCGCGTTGAAGGACAAGCCATTGGCGGTCATCGGAGGGGCCTTCGGCCGGTACGGCGGGGTATGGGCACATGACGACACCCGCAAATCATTTGGCATCGCCGGCGCTCGCGTCAGCGACGCGATCAAACTCTCGGTGCCGTTCCTGACGCTGGAGGGAAACCCGCCCGCAGACAACTCCGAGCTAACTGCGAACGTACGTGACATCATCGCCAAGCTCGCGGCCGAAGTCGGCTGA